The genomic stretch GCGAGGTCGCGGCCTGAAGCTTGTTCTGGACCTGGACCTGCGCAATGTCGGGGTCCGTGCCCTGTTCGAACGTCAGGGTGATGGTCGCCGTGCCGGCCGATGACGAAGACGACGAGAAGTAGCGGAGGTTGTCGATCCCCTTCAGCTGCTGCTCGATCACCTGGGTCGTCGTGCGCTCCAGGGTTTCGGCGTCAGCGCCAGGGTAGCTGGCCGTGATGCTGACGGCCGGCGGAGCGATGGTCGGAAACTGGGCGATGGGCAGGGAGCGGATCGCCAGCACCCCAGCCAACATCAGACCGATGGCGAGCACCCATGCGAAGATGGGCCGATCAATGAAGAAGCGGGCCATGGGTCAGTGCGCCTGAGCCGGGGATTGCGGCTTGGCCGAGGTCGCTGCGCCGCCCGGCTGATAGGGCGACGCCTTAACCGGCGTACCGGGCATCAGGTTCTGCGCGCCTTCGACGACGACACGATCACCAGGCTGCAGACCGGACGTCACCAGCCAGTCCTGCCCGACGGTTTGGCTCGTCGTGATGGGGCGGGGTTGCAGCTTGCCGTCAGCGCCGACCACCATGACCGAAGCGCCGCCTTTGGCGTCACGGCTCACAGCCCGTTGCGGGGCGAGAATGGCGTTGGAGGCAGACCCTTGCACCAGGACAGCGCGGGCGAACATGCCGGGAAGCAGCAGGCCGTCCGGGTTGTTGAAGATGGCGCGAATGTTCTGGCTGCCGGTGTCGGCGTCCACTGTGACATCCGCAAACTGAAGCGTCCCGTCCTGCGCATAGGTCGAGCCGTCTTCCAGCATCAGCTTGACCCGGGCGCCATTGGCGTCTCGGGTCAGTGCGCCGGACGCGATCTGTTGGCGCAATCTCAGCAGATCGCTGCTGGATTGGGGAATATCGACATAGACGCGGTCGATCCGCTGGATCGTGGCGAGCGGAGATGACTGAGAGGCGGTGACGAGGGCGCCGACCGTGAAGCTGGACCGTCCGATGCGGCCCGATATGGGCGCTCGCACCGTCGTCCGCGCCAGATCGATCTGAGCCGTGCGAAGCGCAGCCGCCTGGGCCTGAACATCCGCCTCCGCCTGCTGAGCGCTGGTCACAGCGTCCTCAAGCTCTTGCTGCGAGATGCCGTTGATCTTGGCCAGTTCCTGATAACGGCGCGCCAGACCCGCAGTCGAGGCCACGGCCGCCCGCGCCTTCGCCAGGCTCGCCTGGGCGCTCGCCACCTGGGCCTCATAAGGCGCGGCGTCGATACGATACAGGGCTTGGCCCACCCGGACAAAGTCGCCCTCCTCAAACAGGCGGGCCGTGACGATGCCATTCACTTGCGGCCGAACGTCAGAGGTCTCAGCCGCGCTGATGCGGCCCGGCAGTTCCGTCGACAGGGTGACGGCGCTGGTCTTGATCGTAACGACCGACACCTGCGGGGGGCCAGCGGCCGGTTGCTGAGGCTGTGACGAACAGCTCGCGAGGAGCAACGCCAGACCAATCGCCGGGGCGACAACTTTCATCCGTTAACCTCTTGCAAACCATATGTGAACGAACGTTCACTCACTGTTGTGCCGGTCCTAGTCTTAGGCTATGGGGCCTGTCAAGTGAGGATATGTACTTTATGGCTTCAGTGGCTAAGGTGAGAGAAGCGCGAGCAGGTGCGCGGCGTCAGGCGCTGATCGACGCCGCACGCGCCCTGTTCTCGAAACAAGGATTCCATCAAACCGGCATGGCGGAGCTGGCTGCAGCGTCCGGCGTCAAGATGGGACAGATCTATCGGGACTTCGGCAGCAAGGACGACATCATCGCGGCCATATGCGAAGAGGACATCTCCCTATTGCTGTCCGATGTCAGACTCTTCGACGACTCCAGGGCCGGCAGTCCTGAGGCCCTGCGGACTTGGATCGACGACTATGTCGATCATCAGCCCCGGGTGGACCAGTGTCGGATGATGACCGAGATTGCAGCCGAGGCCGGACGAAATCCGCGCGTGGCCCAGATCCTGGTCGACTTGGAATCCCGGCTCCTGACGAGCCTCGACTCCACCTTGAACGCCGTAACCAACGGGCGGATCGATCCCATCGTGCGCCTACGTATCGTGAAAATCATGTTCGCCCTGAACTTGGGCTTGATGATCCAAAAGGCGGCGCAGCCCGGCCATGACTCCACCGGCATCCTTCGCCCCGCGATGGACCTGATCTTCGGCGAGCTTGAACGTCTCATGCGCCATGAATAGGCTCAAAGCCTTCCGCGCCTTTGGCCGCTGCGACGCCCGACCGAGCGGCAGCGTTGGACCGCCCTGAAAAGTTTGATCGGGGGCACGCTGTAGATTTGCACGTCCCCTTCCGGCTCGGCGGCGCTTCCACGACCGTCATCTGGAGCCGAGGTCGCGGACGGATGTCAGAAAGGCCGTCGCATACGTAAGGTGTAGCTGGGGTCTGACGGAGGCCACGATTTGGGTGCAAAAGGGCGCCGTGAGATGTCGTCGAGGGGCGAGCATCGTCTACCAACCGCCTGAAAATACTGAAAAATGTCTAAAAATCAAGCGCGTAGACTGGCCGTGGCGCCGATGATGGACTGGCTAAATCCGGGTTATTTTTCAAGCACTTGTGCGATGTTATGTGCAAAATTTGCACACTGAAGTTCCCGCCCCATTCTGCTTTCATTCTCACGAAATGGATAAATAGGTCGGATTGGTCTGCTCCCTGGAAACTGGATCACTGGACGTTCGAGTTTTCTGGGGAGATTTCCCGCGCTGGGAAGGAGCGGAAGACTATGAAGACATCGCGATTTTCGGCCCAGAAGGCGTTCATTTCGAAGCAGGGGCGATGACGGTGTTCCGTGGCGGAGATTTGTAGCTGCGCCGAGGTCAGTTAGAGCATGGCTCGCTTTGACGGAATCGGGATTCCCAAGTTTGCGGTGATCTGATTCAACATTCGTGCTGGATGGGAGGCCAGCCCGGATGACGGCTCCTTATTCGATGGATCTTCGTGAGCGAGCGTTGGCGCGTAAGGCGGAGGGCGAGACACACCGGGAGATCGCGGCGGCGCTTCGGATCAGTCCGTCTTGCGTGTCCAAGTGGACGAAGCGAGTTGGAGAGACAGGTTCGGTGGCGCCGGGCCAGGTCGGCGGCCACAAGCCTCGCACGCTATCAGGAGACTGCGCCGAATGGCTGCGCACCCGCATCGCCTCAGGGCCGTTCACGCTCAGAGGGCTGACGGCCGAACTTGCCGCGCGCGGGATCAAGACCGGCCCTCGAGCGGTGTGGGTGTTCGTGCACGCTGAAGGACTGAGCTTCAAAAAAAACACTGCTGCCTGAGGAGCAGGCCCGGCCTGACGTCGCGCGCCGCCGCGCACGCTGGAAGGCGCATCAGGGGCGGATCGACCCGTCGCGACTGGTGTTCCTGGATGAGACCTGGGTCAAGACCAACATGGCGCCCTTGCGCGGCTGGGGGCCGAGGGGGCGACGCTTGAAGGGCCACTCGCCCTTCGGTCACTGGAAAACCCTGACCTTCATCGCCGCCCTGCGCCATGACCGGATCGACGCGCCCTGGGTTATCGATGGTCCGATCAACGGCGCGATCTTCCTCGTCTACATCGAGAAAATACTGGCGCCGACCTTGTCGCCTGGCGACGTCGTCGTCCTCGACAACCTCGGCAGTCACAAGGGCAAGGCCGCCCGCGCCGCTGTCAGGGCCAAAGGCGCACACATGATCTTCCTGCCCCCTTACTCCCCCGACCTGAACCCCATCGAACAGGTCTTCGCCAAGCTCAAACACCTCATGCGCAACGCCCAGCCCAGAACCTTTGAAGCCACATGGCGAAAGGCCGGAGAGATCATCAATCTCTTCAGCCCCGCCGAATGTGCGAACTACCTCGTCAACTCAGGATACGGTTCCGTGTGAAGGAAGCACGCTCTAGGCGACGTACTTAATTGAAAGAAGAAGCGCGCGCCCTTCAGCGCCTTGGCGGCGCTTGGTATCCAGTCCTCGTAGGGGGCCGTCGAACGCCAGCGCCCCGCGCTTGGCCTGATCCATCATTCGGATCGCGAGATCCAGTATGCCGCCGAAGCCTATCGATCAGCCCTGGCCCGATCCGGCATCACCCCGTCGATGAGCCGCAGGGGCGACTGATGGGACAATGCGCCTATGGAGAGCTTCTTCCACACCCTCAAAACCGAGCGTGTCCATCACCACGTCTACGCCACCCGAGACCAAGCGTGGCGAGACCTGTTCGGATAAATCGAAGCTTCTACAATCCCCGTCGCCTGCACTCAGCACTGGGCTAGATCAGCCCCGCCGAGGCCGAACGCAGAGCGGCATAACCCCGTCCACTTTCTCGGGGGAGGATCAGCCCGGCAAGCGCGGACCCAGCTCCCGCCTTCAGCAGCAGGTTGAGGCCATCGGCCAACTGCCGAAGTCGCAGCAGAAGTTCGTTTCTCAGATGCTCGACACGGTGCTGGCTCAACACGCCGGCTACCCCCGTCGCCACCCCGCCGATCGACGGCGGCGGCGACGGGAGACATCGCAGCGACTGCCTCCGGGGACGGCTTCAGCCGCGCCTCTGGCGGAGCCGTTTCAGCAGCTGAAGAACAGATCCATCCGAACCATCTGCCACCGCAACGCTCTGCAAAAACGGATCACTAGAGCATGGCTCGCTCTGACGGAATCGGGATTCCCAAGTTTGCGGTGATCTGATTCAACATTCGTGCTGGATGGGAGGCCAGCCCGGATGACGGCTCCTTATTCGATGGATCTTCGTGAGCGAGCGTTGGCGCGTAAGGCGGAGGGCGAGACACACCGGGAGATCGCGGCGGCGCTTCGGATCAGTCCGTCTTGCGTGTCCAAGTGGACGAAGCGAGTTGGAGAGACAGGTTCGGTGGCGCCGGGCCAGGTCGGCGGCCACAAGCCTCGCACGCTATCAGGAGACTGCGCCGAATGGCTGCGCACCCGCATCGCCTCAGGGCCGTTCACGCTCAGAGGACTGACGGCCGAACTTGCCGCGCGCGGGATCAAGACCGGCCCGCGAGCGGTGTGGGTGTTCGTGCACGCTGAAGGACTGAGCTTCAAAAAAAACACTGCTGCCTGAGGAGCAGGCCCGGCCTGACGTCGCGCGCCGCCGCGCACGCTGGAAGGCGCATCAGGGGCGGATCGACCCGTCGCGACTGGTGTTCCTGGATGAGACCTGGGTCAAGACCAACATGGCGCCCTTGCGCGGCTGGGGGCCGAGGGGGCGACGCTTGAAGGGCCACTCGCCCTTCGGTCACTGGAAAACCCTGACCTTCATCGCCGCCCTGCGCCATGACCGGATCGACGCGCCCTGGGTTATCGATGGTCCGATCAACGGCGCGATCTTCCTCGTCTACATCGAGAAAATACTGGCGCCGACCCTGTCGCCTGGCGACGTCGTCGTCCTCGACAACCTCGGCAGTCACAAGGGCAAGGCCGCCCGCGCCGCTGTCAGGGCCAAAGGCGCACACATGATCTTCCTGCCCCCTTACTCCCCCGACCTGAACCCCATCGAACAGGTCTTCGCCAAGCTCAAACACCTCATGCGCAACGCCCAGCCCAGAACCATTGAAGCCACCTGGCGAAAGGCCGAAGAGATCATCAACCTCTTCAGCCCCGCCGAATGTGCGAACTACCTCGTCAACTCAGGATATGGTTCCGTGTGAAGGAATCGCGCTCTAGTGATCCACCTAATCCATTGTTTCGACAATACAATTGATGATGCGACGCGAGGTGGATCACTAGTGATCCATTTTGCGCCCGAACATTGCACTTTATATTCAAAGACTTAGGGCCGCCGCAGGTGTGCGTAAGGTGTGCATCGTTCCCACTCCGGAACGATCCCTCCAATCGGCCCCCTCCGGGGCACTGTAATTTTGATCTGTAAGCGGAAGGGTTCCACGCCCGGCGAACCGGCCCTCTAGGCGTCCACCGAACCATCGCCAGAACCACGACGCGGCGCCCAGCCGGGACGACCTCGAGAACGGATCACCTGGGGGGATGTTCGGTCGTGCGCGAGGCGACGGCATCCGACCGGATCGGCAACCCCATCAGCCCGTGCATGAAGCCGTGGAACAGCGGACCCAGCACCAGCCACCACAGCACCAGCCCCGTCAGGCCGCCCAGCGCGAACATCACCACGTCCATCATCAGATCACCCTACACCCGACCCCACCAACGACGCTCAGCGCCGGCCGTTCCTGCCTCACTGCCACGCCGTCAGACAATGCCGGCGCGAAGCCTATCC from Brevundimonas sp. SL130 encodes the following:
- a CDS encoding efflux RND transporter periplasmic adaptor subunit, which codes for MSVVTIKTSAVTLSTELPGRISAAETSDVRPQVNGIVTARLFEEGDFVRVGQALYRIDAAPYEAQVASAQASLAKARAAVASTAGLARRYQELAKINGISQQELEDAVTSAQQAEADVQAQAAALRTAQIDLARTTVRAPISGRIGRSSFTVGALVTASQSSPLATIQRIDRVYVDIPQSSSDLLRLRQQIASGALTRDANGARVKLMLEDGSTYAQDGTLQFADVTVDADTGSQNIRAIFNNPDGLLLPGMFARAVLVQGSASNAILAPQRAVSRDAKGGASVMVVGADGKLQPRPITTSQTVGQDWLVTSGLQPGDRVVVEGAQNLMPGTPVKASPYQPGGAATSAKPQSPAQAH
- a CDS encoding TetR/AcrR family transcriptional regulator; the encoded protein is MASVAKVREARAGARRQALIDAARALFSKQGFHQTGMAELAAASGVKMGQIYRDFGSKDDIIAAICEEDISLLLSDVRLFDDSRAGSPEALRTWIDDYVDHQPRVDQCRMMTEIAAEAGRNPRVAQILVDLESRLLTSLDSTLNAVTNGRIDPIVRLRIVKIMFALNLGLMIQKAAQPGHDSTGILRPAMDLIFGELERLMRHE
- a CDS encoding IS630 family transposase (programmed frameshift) — translated: MTAPYSMDLRERALARKAEGETHREIAAALRISPSCVSKWTKRVGETGSVAPGQVGGHKPRTLSGDCAEWLRTRIASGPFTLRGLTAELAARGIKTGPRAVWVFVHAEGLSFKKTLLPEEQARPDVARRRARWKAHQGRIDPSRLVFLDETWVKTNMAPLRGWGPRGRRLKGHSPFGHWKTLTFIAALRHDRIDAPWVIDGPINGAIFLVYIEKILAPTLSPGDVVVLDNLGSHKGKAARAAVRAKGAHMIFLPPYSPDLNPIEQVFAKLKHLMRNAQPRTFEATWRKAGEIINLFSPAECANYLVNSGYGSV
- a CDS encoding IS630 family transposase (programmed frameshift), with the protein product MTAPYSMDLRERALARKAEGETHREIAAALRISPSCVSKWTKRVGETGSVAPGQVGGHKPRTLSGDCAEWLRTRIASGPFTLRGLTAELAARGIKTGPRAVWVFVHAEGLSFKKTLLPEEQARPDVARRRARWKAHQGRIDPSRLVFLDETWVKTNMAPLRGWGPRGRRLKGHSPFGHWKTLTFIAALRHDRIDAPWVIDGPINGAIFLVYIEKILAPTLSPGDVVVLDNLGSHKGKAARAAVRAKGAHMIFLPPYSPDLNPIEQVFAKLKHLMRNAQPRTIEATWRKAEEIINLFSPAECANYLVNSGYGSV